The Trichosurus vulpecula isolate mTriVul1 chromosome 4, mTriVul1.pri, whole genome shotgun sequence genome contains a region encoding:
- the GLUL gene encoding glutamine synthetase — MGAGDCSTATASTRATSTATSENVQPAAPTCEPAERSSCLLDFDSLFLDFPRPRTASSMATSASSHLNKNIKQMYLNLPQGNKVLAMYIWIDGTGEGLRCKTRTLESEPKSIDELPEWNFDGSSTFQSEGSNSDMYLVPAALFRDPFRKDPNKLVFCEVFKYNRKPAETNLRHTCKRIMDMVANQKPWFGMEQEYTLMGTDGHPFGWPSNGFPGPQGPYYCGVGADKAYGRDIAEAHYRACLYAGVKIAGTNAEVMPAQWEFQIGPCEGIEMGDHLWIARFILHRVCEDFGMIVTFDPKPIPGNWNGAGCHTNFSTKAMREENGLKFIEEAIERLSKRHKYHIRAYDPKGGLDNARRLTGFHETSNINEFSAGVANRGASIRIPRMVGQDKKGYFEDRRPSANCDPYAVTEALIRTCLLNETGEEPFQYKN; from the exons ATGGGAGCTGGTGATTGCTCTACAGCCACAGCCTCCACCAGAGCTACCTCTACGGCCACCAGCGAGAACGTCCAACCGGCCGCGCCGACCTGCGAGCCTGCGGAACGATCGTCCTGCCTCCTCGACTTTGACAGCTTGTTTCTGGACTTTCCCAGACCCAG GACAGCTTCCAGCATGGCCACCTCGGCCAGTTCTCACTTGAACAAAAATATCAAGCAGATGTACCTGAACCTGCCTCAAGGGAACAAAGTCCTGGCCATGTACATTTGGATCGATGGAACTGGCGAGGGACTTCGCTGTAAAACTAGGACCCTAGAGAGTGAACCGAAGAGCATCGATG AACTACCTGAATGGAATTTTGATGGCTCTAGCACTTTTCAGTCCGAAGGCTCTAACAGTGACATGTACCTTGTTCCTGCTGCTCTGTTCCGAGACCCCTTCCGAAAGGACCCCAACAAACTGGTTTTCTGTGAAGTTTTCAAGTATAACCGCAAGCCTGCAG aGACCAATTTGAGGCATACCTGTAAACGGATAATGGATATGGTAGCCAACCAGAAACCCTGGTTTGGTATGGAGCAAGAGTATACTCTCATGGGAACAGATGGACACCCTTTTGGTTGGCCTTCCAATGGGTTCCCTGGGCCCCAGG GTCCATATTACTGCGGCGTGGGAGCTGATAAAGCCTATGGAAGAGATATAGCAGAAGCTCATTACCGTGCTTGTCTATATGCCGGAGTCAAAATTGCAGGGACAAATGCTGAAGTAATGCCAGCTCAG TGGGAGTTCCAGATAGGACCCTGTGAAGGGATTGAAATGGGAGATCACCTCTGGATTGCCCGCTTCATCCTCCATCGAGTGTGTGAAGATTTTGGAATGATTGTAACGTTTGACCCCAAACCAATCCCTGGGAACTGGAATGGAGCTGGTTGCCACACTAACTTCAGTACCAAGGCCATGAGAGAAGAGAATGGTCTAAA GTTTATTGAAGAAGCCATCGAGAGACTAAGTAAGAGACACAAGTATCACATCCGAGCTTATGACCCCAAGGGGGGTCTGGACAATGCCCGTCGCCTGACAGGTTTCCATGAGACATCCAATATCAACGAGTTCTCTGCTGGTGTGGCCAACCGCGGCGCCAGCATCCGGATTCCCCGGATGGTTGGGCAGGACAAGAAGGGCTACTTTGAAGATCGCCGCCCCTCTGCCAACTGTGACCCTTACGCAGTGACAGAGGCGCTTATCCGTACCTGTCTCCTCAATGAGACAGGAGAAGAACCCTTTCAGTATAAAAACTAA